A DNA window from Fodinibius sp. Rm-B-1B1-1 contains the following coding sequences:
- a CDS encoding TlpA disulfide reductase family protein, which produces MEKFNNLTIIVLVLFLFAAACTSEQSESEPSKQQSSANVENELKKAPNFEVETLKGDTVSLKKAMAEDKPLVVYFTASWCPVCAKNWPVLSEVYPDYKDQLNFVAIGIDPTDTREVMVDLAEEKGFKFPTTWGHPQIMVDFGVESQATTVGVNRDGYIVFQKNKTALSEEEYRDLFDQLVNN; this is translated from the coding sequence ATGGAAAAATTCAATAACCTGACAATCATCGTTTTAGTGCTATTCCTTTTTGCAGCGGCTTGTACTTCAGAACAATCAGAATCAGAACCCAGCAAGCAGCAGTCATCAGCCAATGTTGAAAATGAACTAAAAAAGGCTCCAAATTTTGAAGTCGAAACACTGAAAGGTGATACGGTAAGCTTGAAAAAGGCAATGGCTGAAGATAAACCCCTGGTTGTATATTTCACGGCTTCGTGGTGCCCTGTTTGCGCTAAGAATTGGCCGGTACTTTCAGAAGTCTATCCGGATTATAAAGATCAGTTGAACTTTGTGGCTATTGGAATTGATCCCACCGACACTCGGGAGGTTATGGTAGATCTTGCGGAAGAAAAAGGATTTAAATTTCCAACTACCTGGGGACATCCCCAAATTATGGTAGATTTTGGCGTTGAAAGTCAGGCCACCACCGTGGGGGTAAATCGTGATGGATACATCGTTTTTCAAAAAAATAAAACGGCACTAAGTGAAGAGGAATACCGCGACTTATTTGACCAGTTAGTTAATAACTAA